CTCCAAGCAACGTTGCCACCGTCACCGTCGCTGCTTCTGCAACCACTGCAGTGACACATGGTACAGGTTCCGGTCACACAACTGACGCGACAACCACTTCCGCTCCATCGACTACCACTTCCGCCCCAACGAAGGCAACACCAGACCCAATCGCTTCCATTGTTCAAAATGTCTTCTGCAGCAATCTCGGTTCCATATCGTGCTCAGGTGGTTTTGACGTCATATGTGGGTCAGATGGAAATTACTATCCAAACCAGTAAGTAACTAAAGGTCCAACTAACATGACTAATGCCAAACAAAAAAACAGTTTGCATAAATTGTAAAAAGCTTAGTAACACTTTTAACAATAAATCTAAATCAACGTGCCAGAAATAACTTTTACATGTCCAGTTGATCATGATCTTTTTTACGCCCCTCATCAGTATTATATTATTGTACGCCAGTATACTGGGAGCTTAGTGTTGTCGACTAGAACCATTTGAAAGCAATAAACTTTTGCGATTGAATAATTTCAGTCGACcattgttttgtcagttgttAGAACATAATCATGACAGATATTGGTTAGATATTGTAATTCCAATGGTGTACCTATACACGGAATGGAATATCCCATTTGGCGACCAGACATACAATTAAATATGATTTCGTTGGTTAATGGCATTTACCCTTGCAAAAATAAGACTTTGGATTTCTTGTTGTACTTTCTAATCACTTTCGTCAGGTGCGAACTCTCAAAAGCCAAGTGTCATGACAACGCTCTGACCATCGTTACCGACATAAGCAAGTGCGCTGCCAGCGTTTCTGGAGGAAAGTAGCCGTTGTTATATGTATAATAAAGGTCTTTgatgaatattttgtttgttcCTATACCGTTGTTGTTGCAACATGTTTGTGATTTTCACTAGTTCCCGCTTCTCATCCGTTGTTATTGTTGGGCATGGGTAAATGCTATAAACATGAAATACTATGCTAGCTCAGTTGGTTTAGCGCCGATGTACCATAGGTCTGCCACATAACATATGTGGGGAAATGTAAAGATATCAATTTGAAGGCAATCCCCGGTCAAAATATCTGATTTAAGTAGGGCAGGTGTCACTAAATTGCATAAGTGTTTACATCTTGAACTG
This is a stretch of genomic DNA from Dreissena polymorpha isolate Duluth1 chromosome 7, UMN_Dpol_1.0, whole genome shotgun sequence. It encodes these proteins:
- the LOC127838037 gene encoding tomoregulin-2-like gives rise to the protein MISLGLFVFLQISVVVRGTPHPNNGHTTQKIPSGGEVDAAIVNINTLYTDALCLELLLVDCATHVTKGDEQVCGSNGVTYNNHCRFTHAVCETLYDDHKITLKSHGACPNTTAPPSNVATVTVAASATTAVTHGTGSGHTTDATTTSAPSTTTSAPTKATPDPIASIVQNVFCSNLGSISCSGGFDVICGSDGNYYPNQCELSKAKCHDNALTIVTDISKCAASVSGGK